The nucleotide sequence AGAAGTTGCCGTAGGCATCCACCAGAAACTCCACGGTGCCCGCCCCGACATAATTGATGGACTTCGCGGCTCGCACCGCCGCATCGCCCATTTTTTCTCGCAGTTCTGGGTTCAACGCCGGACTGGGAGATTCTTCCAGCAGTTTTTGGTGCCGTCGCTGAATGGAGCAATCGCGCTCCCCCAGGTGAATCACGTTGCCGTAACTGTCGGCCAAAATCTGGAACTCCACGTGGCGCGGCTTTTCGACAAACTTTTCCATGTAGACGCCGGGATTACCAAAAGCGGCTTCCGCTTCGCCCTGGGCGGCAAGGAATAGTTTTCTGAGTTCGTCGGCGTGTTTGACCAAGCGCATACCGCGACCGCCGCCCCCTGCGGTGGCTTTAATCATCACCGGGTAGCCGATGTCATCCGCGATCGCTTTCGCCTCGACTTCGCTTTTCAACAGCCCCTCGCTGCCAGGAATGGTCGGGACCCCGACCCGCTGCATCGTTTCCTTGGCGGTCGATTTATCGCCCATCGCTAACATGGATTCTGGCGTGGGGCCGATGAAAGTGAGATTGTGGTCGGCGCAGATTTCCGCAAAGCGCGCATTTTCCGCCAAAAATCCATAACCCGGATGGATCGCCTCGACGCCCCGAGTCAGCGCCGCCGCAATAATATTCGGAATGTTCAAATAGCTTTTGCTGCTGAGAGCTTCGCCGATGCAAACGGATTCGTCGGCCAACTGCACATGCAGGGCATGGCGATCGACGGTAGAATGCACGGCAACCGTGGCAATGCCCATTTCTTCGCAAGTGCGGAGAATTCGGAGCGCAATTTCCCCACGGTTAGCAATCAGAATTTTGGAAAAGCGCATTCGACTCGCAGTACCCTCAGCAGCATAGACAGCGGCTTATGGGCTCGCTCGATAGCTCACCA is from Leptolyngbya iicbica LK and encodes:
- the accC gene encoding acetyl-CoA carboxylase biotin carboxylase subunit — encoded protein: MRFSKILIANRGEIALRILRTCEEMGIATVAVHSTVDRHALHVQLADESVCIGEALSSKSYLNIPNIIAAALTRGVEAIHPGYGFLAENARFAEICADHNLTFIGPTPESMLAMGDKSTAKETMQRVGVPTIPGSEGLLKSEVEAKAIADDIGYPVMIKATAGGGGRGMRLVKHADELRKLFLAAQGEAEAAFGNPGVYMEKFVEKPRHVEFQILADSYGNVIHLGERDCSIQRRHQKLLEESPSPALNPELREKMGDAAVRAAKSINYVGAGTVEFLVDAYGNFYFMEMNTRIQVEHPVTEMVTGIDLIGEQIRIAQGDRLSITQEQVNLQGHAIECRINAEDPKYNFRPAPGRINGYLPPGGPGVRIDSHVYTDYEIPPYYDSLVGKLIVWGPDRATAILRMKRALRECAITGLPTTIPFHQMVLENPNFLSGEVYTNFVNQLLDT